Genomic segment of Paenibacillaceae bacterium GAS479:
CGGCAAATTCCTGGACATCGCATCTTCTTCAAAAGATGATGGTGGGCAAACCATTCAATGGAATGAAACCGGGGGTATGAGTCAGCAGTGGGAGCTAGTCGAAACGGATGGCGAATATTTTAAAATTAAGAATCGGAATAGCGGGAAAATGCTTGGTATGACTGGACGAAGTTTAGCCGACGGCGTTTTGAGCTTACAATGGGCTGCGAGCGATTCTTTGAGTCAAAACTGGCGTTTGAGCATAGTAGCGCCGAATCAATAAACAAGCGGGATAGTTCTTGAAAACTGTGCGCAAAGAGCTTTAGCCGGCCTCATTTGTTTGACTCTCTCTACTGGTGGTAAAATAATAGGGATATAAATGATAGACGGAGGCGATCGTTGCATGGCGATTCAACTTAAAGGGCTGAACGATGTCGTTGAGCTTAATAACGGAGTACCTATGCCGAGATTCGGTCTTGGCGTCTGGAAAGTAACGGAAGAGGGACAAGTGGAGCAAGCCGTGCAGAGCGCTATCAAAGCTGGCTACCGCAGCATCGATACAGCCAAAATCTATGGAAACGAAGAAGGCGTAGGACAGGGGATTCGGGATAGCGGCGTTTCTCGCGACGAACTGTTCATTACGACGAAGGTATGGAATGCTGATTTGGGTTATGAGAGCACGCTTCAGGCATTCCAAACAAGCCTGGACAAGCTCGGACTCCAGCAGTTGGATCTCTATCTTATTCATTGGCCGGTAGAAGGCAAAATCAAAGACGCATGGCGCGCAATGGAAAAGCTGTACAAGGACGGAAAAGTCCGTGCGATCGGCGTGTGCAACTTCCATATTCACCATCTGGAAGATCTGATGAAGGATGCAGAGATCAAACCAATGCTTAATCAGGTGGAATGCCACCCGCTGCTGAGTCAAGTAGAGCTGCGTGAATTCTGTCAGAGTCATGACATCGTAGTGGAAGCGTGGAGCCCGCTCATGCAAGGTAATCTGGATTTGCCGGAGCTAACCGAGCTTGCGAAGAAGCATGGCAAAACGCCAGCGCAAATCGTACTTCGCTGGGATCTGCAGCATGGTATCGTCACGATTCCAAAATCGACGCACGAAAACCGCATTATCGAGAACGCGAATGTATACGACTTCGAGCTGTCGCAAGAAGACATGGCGCTGATCGATGGTATCAACCAAAACAAACGTTTTGGGCCGGACCCGGACAACTTCGACTTCTAAAGACTGGTTAACAGCGATTAGAAGGCCGAATTTTGGCGGAGCGGGTGTCATCACATAAATGCTGCCAAAAAGGAGCAGACTAAACCGATAGGGAGGGCCTATTGACATTCCTAACTGTAATCGGTATGATTACAGTACGAAACGGGGTGGCCGTCTCGCATGAACAGTGAATTTACGATTGCCGTCCACAGCTTGGTGTATCTGGCTTATGTGCCAGAGCGCAGCGCCTCTAGCGAGGCGATTGCGGAGAATGTGTGCACGAACCCGGCAAGAGTCCGCAAAGTGATGGGCTACCTGAAGCGCAGCGGTTACGTTGCAACGAGGGAGGGCTCCGGTGGAGGTTATCGCCTTACGGCTGAGCCTGCCAATGTCACATTGAAGGACATCTACGAGACCATTGCAAGAGGCTCGCTCATGCCCAACTGGTGCTCAGGCGATCCCGATTGCGAATGCGTTGTCGGCTCCAATATGCAGGAAGTAATGAACGGCATTTTCTGCGGGGCTGAGCAGCGCTTGGAGGAATACTTCGAGGGCTTGACGATTGCCAGTGTGCTTAGCCGCATTCACCGCTGCGATACCTGCTGAGAGACGGGAACACGGGATTTCAGGCAACAGGCTTGATTTTACCTATATATCCAGAGAGGATGATTCAACATGGCAGTAGCACTTACTAAAGAAAACTTTAACGAGAGCGTACAAAGCGGCGTATCTCTGGTCGACTTCTGGGCACCTTGGTGCGGCCCTTGCAAAATGCAGCTTCCAATCGTGGAGGAGCTGAGCACGGAGCTGGCAGGAACAGCTACGATCGCTAAAATCAACGTTGACGAGCAGCCTGAACTGGCGTCCCAATTCGGCGTTATGAGCATCCCAACGCTGATCCTCTTCAAAGACGGACAGCCTGTGGACAAAATGGTCGGCCTGCAAAGCAAGGACGCCCTGAAAAACAAAATCCAAGGTCAACTGTAAAAAAGCCTTTGGGTTAATAGCTGACTGCGGCATAAGCCTATTGCGACGGCTCCAGCCGAGCTCTAGGCGGTTTTGACCGCTCGAAGCAAGAACCCCCGCTCTACGCCATCAGGCGAGAAGCGGGGGTTTTTTTACGCTTTTGTTTCTAAGCCTGGATTGGGCTGCGCTTCAGGAGCCGCTTAATGGCCCGATCAGCCTCCATCAGCGTAATATCTTTATCAACTGTGAGCATGACGCCGCGATCCATCAGAATGCGTCCGTCAGCAATAGTCGTTTCCACATCGCCCCGTGTGGCGGAATAAACGATGCGGGAAATCGGATCAACGTCGAACGAAGGGAAGGTATGGAACTGGTTCAGGTTCAAGATGGCTAGATCTGCCCTTTTGCCGACTTCGAGGCTGCCGATCTCTTGTTCCATACCGACCGCTCTCGCACCGCCGATCGTCGCCATACGGAAGACGCTGCGGGCGTTCATTGCCGTAGGCCCATGCTGCGGCTTATGGATAAGCGCGGCCAGGCGCATCTCATTGAACATATCCAGGTTGTTGTTGCATGGCGCTCCGTCCGCACCGAGGCTGACGCTAATACTCGTGTCCAGCATCTCTGGCACGTCCGCAATGCCTGAAGCGAGCTTCAGGTTGGAGCCCGGGCAATGGCTCACATGTACGCCGCGCTCACGGATGATCCGCTTCTCGTTGTCATTGAGCCAGATGCAATGCGCCAGAATGAGTCGATCTGTGGCCAGGCCGATATGATCGAGATATTCAATATTGCGCATGCCGGTCATCTGCTCTACAAGCTCAATCTCACCTTGGTTTTCCGAGGCGTGAGTATGGACGTTGACGTTGTACTGGGCGGAGAGGCGAGCAACCTCGCGCAACAGCTCGTCGGTGCAGCTAATAACAAAGCGCGGCGAAAAGGCATAGCGGATGCGTCCATTATCATGTCCATGCCATTTCTCAAGCAAATCGACGCTCTCCTGCAGGGAAACGTTTGTTTCCTCCTGCAGCGGCAGTGGAATGTCGCCGCCTTTGCGGTCCATCATAACTTTGCCAGAGATGGCGCGGATACCGCTTTTTGCGATCGCTTGGAACGCCGAATCGGTGTGATGAACCGTTTCCATATCAACGATGGTCGTCGTCCCGCTTTGCAGCAGCTCCCCGATACCGAGCATAGCCGAGTAATAAAGCGACTCCTCATCATGCGCCGCCTCGAGAGGCCAGATCCGTTTACGCAGCCAGTCCAGCAGCTCCAGATCGTCGCCTTTGCCGCGGAACAGCGTCTGACATAAATGGATATGCGTTTGGATAAAGCCTGGAATGACCGTCCGGCCGGTAGCGTCGATGACGCGATCTACGCCGGTTGCATCCAGGTTGTGGCCGATCGCCTCGATGCGGTCATCCTTGATCAAAAGATCACCTTGGATGATCTCCTCGAGTGCATTCATCGTCACGATCTGAGCGTTACGGACCAGAATCGTATGGGACATTGTGTTACCCACTCCTTCAGAAAATAAAAATAGCCGCGAAAATACGCCTGAGGCCTATTTTTCGTAGCTAGAAATTTACGGTTTCCGGTAGAGACCCTGAACCCTATTGCTCAGGATATACGAAAGATGCGAATTTATGCGGTTGTGACACCAGAATACTTCAGCTTGCTTCCCGCTGTCAACGGAGATACAAGTTTACTTCGATTGTCATGCGAGCTCAAGATTGCGTCCTTGGCATCGCGTCAGACCACTCTGATCCGGTTAAAGATAAACAACTACATCTTGCAGCGCCAAGGGGGAACCGTTATGCCATTTCTGGCTGTCCTGCTCATTATTATCGGTCTTTTCTTCGGAATATCCGGCATTTTCGACTTCATTGTGGGCTCGCTCAAGCTCGTTTTCTATTTCTTCGCGATCTTGTTTCTCGGCGGCGGCATCATGGTGCTGTTCCGCAAAATCAAAAGCTAAAAACGCTTAGTTACAGTACTTCGGATAGGCTGTTTTCCTTCTGCTATTAGAGCGGAGGGAAAGCGGTCTCTTTTTCTATTGGCATGTCTATCCAGCCTCTTTGCCGAGTGATAGAATACTTGGTGAGAATGATAAATTGAGAGGAGCCGATGGGGATGAGGAACGGGCAAAAAACCGCTTGGATCTCTAGGTTATGCTTGTCGCTGGCTGTGTTGCTTGCACTTGGCAGCGGAACGGGAGCTGCATTGGCCGCAGAGCCGCAGGGAGCTGTGGATGAGTTTAAGCTGGTGGCGCTTGGAGATTCCATTACAGCAGGGTATGAGCCGGGAGCGGACGTCAATACGGTACCCTATGGATATGTGGATCGATTGTATGAGCAGGCGCTGCTGCATGGCCGGGCATCCGTGTCTAACTATGGAATTGTAGGGCTTAAGAGTATGGGGTTAAAAGCGTTCACGGAAGCGGCTGCAGCTGGAAAAAGCCTTACCGGCGAGGAGATTCAGGCAAGCTTGCCGGACCCTCGTGTTAATGCTCTTGGAGCGGCCACAGCCCAGCTTCGCGCGGAGCTAGCAACTGCTGATGCCGCCGCCATCACGATCGGCGGCAACGATGTTGCTCCGCTGCTGACCAGCGCCTCCAGCCTGACGGACGATGAGCTGAACAAGCAAGTAGCGGCGATGCTGGAACAGTACAATGTCAACGTCACCGCTTCGATCGACGCGCTGCTGGCAATTAATCCTGCGCTGCGCATCGTCATCGCCGATCAGTACCAGCCGGCTCCTGTACTGGCAGGCAAAGATTTGTACGAGAAGTTAAACAAAGCAACTGCCGCATTCACTGCCAATCTGGATGCGCTTGCCGCCACTTATGCGGCCAAAGGCGTTAAGGTCGAGGCTGTGCATGTCGCCAAGCAGTTCTCTGGACGTGAAGGTATGCTCACATACATGGTGTCCAAGCGGGATTTCCATCCGACTCAGGCCGGATATGCGGTTATCGCTGCCGCATTCGGCAACGTGTTATGGGGCTCGTACAGTGAACTGGCTGCTCCAGTAGTAGGGGCTCCGATGAGCATTTATGTCGGTGGGAAGCAACTCAATACTCCTTATAAACCAGTGCTAAAAAACAGCGTTAACTATGTCGCCATCCAGGACATCGTGAACGCTGTAGGGGCGACGACAGTTTGGGACTCCAAAACGTCCACAGCCAATATTAAATTTGGCACCAGGACGGTAGGCGTGAAGCTTGGCGCATCAACCGTGATGGTGGACGGAGCCGCTGTTAAAGTAAGCTCGCCTGCCTACATGCAGAAGGTTGGCAAAGAAGGTAAAACCTATGTGCCGCTCGCCACGGTGGCGGGAGGGCTAGGCTTCTCCGTTGTATACAGCTCCAAGCTCAAAACGGTATTTATTAATCCTTAGTTTTTTTCCTCGAACCTGCTTTTGTGCTTCCTACTCTTGGAGAGCACAAAAGCAGGTTTTTTGTTGTTTAATTGGTACTAATTTCCTGAACATATGAAACGAAAGTCCCCTACAGCGCGTTAACTGTCCCTATTATAATGAATAATATGGAAACTTTTAGAAACTTATACAGAGGCGGGGATGGACAGGTATGTTTATAGGAAGGCAACGCAAGGCGTATAGAACGGGATGGATAAAAAGATGGGGACATCCTCAATTAGCTGTATGGCTGGTTGTTTGCCTGATTGTTTCCTCCTTTTCAAACTTAGCCGCAGCATCTGGCCCAACGCTTCTCTCCGCAGCAGAGAAGGAGGAAGCTAAAGCGGCTCCAGACTGGGCCGCTGCTGAGCTCAGAGAGCTACAGGAAGCTGGAATTGTGAAGGGAGAAGGAGGAGAAGAGCTGGCGCTGTCCAGGCCAATTACAAGGGCGGAATGGACAGCATGGCTTGTCCGCATTTCAAAAGCGGAAGACGGCTCCGCAGATGCGAGCAAGCAGGGCGGCGGTGCTGCAGTATTCTCCGATCTAGATGGCAAGTGGTACAAACAAGAGATCGAAGAGGCGGTGCGCTTGCATCTAACAAGCGGTTATCCCGATGGAAGCTTCCGTCCTGAGGCGCCGGTGAGCCGTCAGGAGGCGGCTGTCATGCTCGACCGATTGCTCGGCCCTGAACAGATGGGGCAATCGGCATTTCGGGATGAGCATAAACTCGCTCCTTGGGCGGCTCCAGCCGTAAGAGCAACATCGGCCGCCGGGATAATCCTCGGGTATCCTGGTGGGTTTTTCGAAGGAGACAAGTCTATCCCGCGTACTGAGGCGGCTGTCCTGATCAGTCGTGCTCGCAAATATAGCGCGGATCTGCGGGTTGAGCTGCGGGTGACGGATGCTGGGGGACGTCCTAGGCCGGGGGCGTTCATATACGCGCAGCGGCCCGCCGAGCGTACTCCAGTTGCGTATGCTGTCGCTGGTGCAGACGGTTCGGCAAAGCTGAGGCTGCCGCAAGGGGCTTATGAGCTGATCACGAAATCGGACGGCCAGATTTCTAGAGATCCGGTGGAGATCAAACGTTTTCGGCCGGACTCCAGGAAGGTTCGTATCCAGACTGAAGGGGCCGCCGTGCTCAAAGGACGTTTAGAGTACACGGACGGCAAGCCGGCAGGAGGATTATTACTTGCGCTTACGGCAGAGCCGACTTGGTATGCCGTTTCTGGAGCTGACGGCGAATGGATGGCATATGTGGAGCCGAATCGAGATTACCGAATCAAGATGCTGGAACTTGAAGCGATTCGACAAGCGGCTGCAGGGACAGGCGGATTGGAAGGTGTGCTGAGCCGTTCAGAGCTGTGGCCTTCCATCGGGGATTACCTTGATTACGGCGATAGGGATACGGTTGAATGCAAATGCCGCGTGGAGGAGAAAGAGACATCGCTTAAAGCGCTTCGAGGAGGAGAAACAAGCGATATCGGCACGCTCCGGCTCAGTTGGGGCAGCGGACTAATTAATCCAGGGCAGCCCGGCAGTGGAGGCCAGCCTGGCGTTCCGGGTTATCCAGGTCCACCGGCTCCAACGCCAACTTTAACACCAACACCGATAGGGCCGACGTCTGCCCCGACGTCAACACCCAATCCAACGCCGACTCAACCGACTCCAACGTCGAGCTCAGTCCCGACACCGAGTCCGCTGCCGACGTCATCCCCGGTTCAGCCAACACCGAGCCCATTACCGACAACGACGCCGGTTCAGCCAACACCAACTCCAACGTCGAGCCCAGCCCCGACTTCGAGTCCCGCTCCAACGGAAGGACCGATTGCTCCGGCACTGCCTCCGGGTGGTATGCCACCCTTCGCGGACTCGACCGAATTTCTGTATTCGGGAGACAATTCCGTGCAAATCGGTGTCGCTCCTGGGACGATTCGCAAGGAGAATGCTGCTGTCATCCGTGGGCGCGTATTGGATGAGGCTGGGGAACCTCTTTCCGGGGCAAGTGTAACCGTAGCGGGAGAGCCGCAATACGGCAGCACGCTCAGCCGTAAGGACGGCTGGTTGGATTTGGCTGTCAACGGCGGCTCCTCGCTCACGATTGAGTATGAGAAGACGGGATATATGCCTATCCAGCGCCAGATCGAGGCGGTGTCCGGCGACTTTTCGCAGCTGCCGGATGTCGTCATGAAGCCTTATGACAGCAAAGTGACAAAGGTTGAGCTGGGTGCCGGAAGCGGCACTCAGGCCGCACAGGGCAGCGAGGTCCGCGATGCGGACGGAGTGCGTCAAGCTACGCTCCTTGTTCCGGCTGGCACAGCGGCGGAGATGATTTTACCGGACGGTACAAGCCGTACGATGGACGAGATGCATTTCCGGGCGACGGAGTATACATCGGGTGAGCAAGGACCGGCCGCCATGCCGGGTGAACTGCCTTCTTTTGTAGGTTATACGTACGCTGTGGAGCTTTCTGCTGACGAAGCAGTGAAAGCCGGTGCGACCGAGGTTCGCTTCAGTCAGCCGCTATACCTGTATGTCGATAACTACCTTGACTTTCCTACGGGTGAGACCGTGCCAATCGGTTATTATGATCGGCAGAAATCAGCCTGGATTCCGTCGGATAACGGACGAGTAATCGGCATCCTTGCGGAAAACGGGGGCATGGCCGATATCGATGCGGACGGGGACGGAGAGGCGGAGTCGGCTGATGAGCTGGCTAAGCTAGGTTTCACAGCGGAGGAACGGCGCAAGCTGGTAGGGCTCTATGAGCCAGGAGACAGCCTGTGGCGCTCTCCGATTGAGCATTTTACGCCATGGGACTGCAACTGGCCCTACGGCCCACCAGAAGATGCGATCAACCCTCCCGATGTAGAGCCGAACCGCGATCGTCCGGATCAGGATGATCCTTGCCGCCAGCAGGGATCCATTATTGGCTGCCAGGATGGGAGTCTCGGTCAGGAAATTCCGCTTCCAGGAACCGGGATGAGTCTGCATTATACAAGCAAGCGGACAACGGGCTTCAGTGAAGGAAGAAGGCTGGAAATACCTGTGACACACGGGAATTTGCCCCCCTCCGTGCGAAAAGTCATCGTGACGGTTGAAATCGCGGGACAGAAGATCGTTCAGGACTTTCTCCCGCAGCGTAATCTGAAGCATACCTTCGAATGGGACGGTAAGGATGTTTACGGTAGAAAGGGATCGAACAACCAACCGTATAAAGTTACCATCGCGTATGAGTATGCGCTTCAGTACTATGCCTCCGCTACCGCTTTTGTACGGAGCTTCGGTCAACTGAGCGGCCAGCCCGGCGTTCGAGTCGGAGCGATGCGCGAACTGGCGAAGGTGGTTACGTCCCGAAGCTGGAAGGGTTATCTTAAGGCTTCATCCAATCCGTATCAGGAAGCCGGCATCGCCGGTTGGAGCCTGACTCCGCATCATTTGCAAGATCGAGTGTCGCAGCAGGTGTTCCTTGGCAACGGAGAGAAGCTAAAGGGCCAAACGGGATATTACAAAACCGAGCTTGCTTACCGCGTGATCGGGTTGCCTATGGCCATTTCCATGGTTGTGGCGATTGGCCCGGACGGAAGTGAATATTTTGTAGCTAGGCTGACTGAGGGAGGCAAGTCCCGAAACTCGCTAATGAAGCGTGCACCTGGTGGGGAGCCCCAGGAAATTAGTGCAGTGCCCGATCCCTACCTAATGAATCAATTTTTGAGGGTTGGTGCTGACAATTCAATCTATCTTGCGACGTCGGTAATTTCGACATCCGGCACACGGATTTGGAAACAGAAGCAAGGAAGCGGAGTTTGGGAGCCGATTGCCGGCTCGGGAAAAGTCAAGCTTGGAGACTACCGTGTATTCCAAGATGGTGAAGATCCGCTGGAAGTTGAGATTGGATATCTCGATGGGATGGAAATCGGTAGGGACGGGACCGTCTATTTCCTCTCCCGTGACATTCTGTACAAGGTTGGCCTTGATGGCCGGGTGGCTCGAATCGGCGCTGGCACGGCAACACATGGCGTCGACAACGGCGATCTGACCAAGAACAATCTTGGAAGGGTTAATCAATTTACTATCGGTCCTGACGATAGCTTGTATGTGATGGATATTACTTGGGGAGGCCGCATCCGCAAGGTGACTCCCGACGGTAAAATCCGGCTCGTGGCTCAATCCAATGAACAAGGGCCAATGCTGGAGCATGGAATGTCTATTAATGACAAGCCGAAGTTTAATACAATGACGCTATTTGCCGACGGACTCGGCAGCTTGTATTTCATCGAGAGAAGTAAACGGGAGAACGAGTTATACCGGCTGACGACGGGCGGATATTTCATGAGCATCGGCAACCAGTATGCAGAAAATTACTCCTTGACCGAGCAAGATGTCAAAGCGGTATCGAGGGAAGGAGTTCTCTATCTGGAATATAACGGGGGATTGCCGGTCACGAGAGATACCCAGCTGCTGAACAGGCTTGTGCCGGAATCCCTTCCGAGCCAGAACGAAGCAGAGGAAGTTGATCCCAGCGGTGAATGGATGTATCGGTTCGATCCTGTACGAGGTTTGCAAACGGAGACTGTACATGCCTTGACCGGTGTGAAGGTGAATACATTCAGCTATGACGCAAAAGGCCGCCTGACAGGCATCACGGACCGCTACGGCAGCCAGATCCAAGTTGAGCGCAGCGCGGACGGCAGTCCGCTGGCTATTGTGACTCCAGAGGGACAGCGGACCATTCTGGCTGCAAATGAGGAAGGTGAGCTTAAGTCGGTCACCCTGCCCGGCGGCGCTGCATACTCGATGGAGTACGGGACGGGCGGTCTGCTGACTCGTTTTATCGGCCCAGGCGGCTACGATAGCAAATATAGATATAGCGTCGAAGGAAGGCTCACATCAGCGATCAATGCCGCAGGAGATGAGCAGACGCTGGTGCGCGAGCCGATCCCAGGAGGCTATAAGGTTACACATAAAAAACCGGATGGAAAAACGTATACCTATATGGTCACTCGCTTATCCAATGGTTCTATTTCCCGGGAGAATATAGATCCGAACGGAGCTAGGAGCGTATCGGTGACGAGGGTTGACGGCAGCCAGACGACTAGTTATCCGGATGGCACGCGGACGGTGAAGCAGTTCGGCCCCGATCCACGCTTCGGCATGGCGGCTCCTGTGTTGGCGAGGTACGAATATCACACGCCGGGAGGTCGCACAAGTGTCTTTGAGGAAAAGCGGGAGGCGGTTCTTACTGATACCGACAATCCTTTGTCTATAAAGGCTTTCACCTCGATTCAAACGGTTGACGGCGCCGTAAGGACAATCAAGTATGATCCCGTGCTGCGGGAGTATACGGACACCAGCGCCGAGCTTGATATGACCAAGACTCGCATGGATGAGTTCGGTCGGACGGTAGAGCTGACGGAGGACGGACTTGCGCCGTTGTTGATGGCCTATGATGATCGAGGGCGTCTGGCTCGGGTAGGCCAGGGCAGCCAGCAGCTCAGCTATGTTTACCTGGATAAGGAGAAGCTTGTTGAGGTGACCGATGCGGAGGGTGAGAAGAAGCGGTACGCCTATGATGAAGCGGGTCGATTCACTTCCGTGACGCAGTCGGAAGGCAACCAATACGGCAAGGCATTTAATGAATCTGGCCAGCTTTCAGGCATAACGATGCCGGATGGAAGCGCCTTTGAGCTGAGTTATGATGGCTCGGGCCGGATTGCCGGCTTCGCGCCTAAAGGCGGCGAGGGCTTGACTCGCAGCTTTGCTCCTTCCGGGGAGCTGCGGCGTGTGGATTTGCCAGGAAATCGTGCGCTGGAGCTGAATTATGATGTTGGCGGCCGGATTTTATCTATGTCGGATGAAGCTATACTCCGCTCTTTCGGTTATGATGACGCCTCTGACCGGGCGACCGAAGTGACAAGCCGCAGCGGAGATCGGGAACAAACGATCAAGTTCGCTTATGATGGAGCCTCGGTGATGTCTATGCAGCTGACGGGGGAAACGAAGGGAAGCTTCCTCTATGACTATGGAACTTCCTCACGCCTGTCTGCCATTCGTATGGCATTGCCTTGGCAGGCGCAGCCGCGCAGCAACTTCAATGGAGACGCCGTTACGGAGTCTGTATACGGCTCAAGTGTGACAGAGTCTGTGTACAATTCAAGTGTAACGAGTTCGGTCTACGGTTCGCTGCCTGGCACGGAGCTTAACTATGAGCTTCCTTTGATCTGGACAAAGGACGGCCGACTCGCCGGATTTGGTCCTTTCTCACTGGAGCGGGAAGGCCCGGGAGGACGAACAAGCGCCTTGCAGGACGGGCAACTGCTTATGGATATCGAATATGACGATAGCGGAAGATACAAGGAAGTCGTTTACCGGCTCGGAACGGCTGAAGTTTACCGGGTGAGCTACCTTTACAATGCAAGAGGCTTGCTGGAATCAAAAACAACAACTACGCCGGAAGGTGTTACCGAGCAGCAGTTCCTTTATGATGGCAACGGCCAGTTGATTGAA
This window contains:
- a CDS encoding Lysophospholipase L1, encoding MRNGQKTAWISRLCLSLAVLLALGSGTGAALAAEPQGAVDEFKLVALGDSITAGYEPGADVNTVPYGYVDRLYEQALLHGRASVSNYGIVGLKSMGLKAFTEAAAAGKSLTGEEIQASLPDPRVNALGAATAQLRAELATADAAAITIGGNDVAPLLTSASSLTDDELNKQVAAMLEQYNVNVTASIDALLAINPALRIVIADQYQPAPVLAGKDLYEKLNKATAAFTANLDALAATYAAKGVKVEAVHVAKQFSGREGMLTYMVSKRDFHPTQAGYAVIAAAFGNVLWGSYSELAAPVVGAPMSIYVGGKQLNTPYKPVLKNSVNYVAIQDIVNAVGATTVWDSKTSTANIKFGTRTVGVKLGASTVMVDGAAVKVSSPAYMQKVGKEGKTYVPLATVAGGLGFSVVYSSKLKTVFINP
- a CDS encoding thioredoxin, whose translation is MAVALTKENFNESVQSGVSLVDFWAPWCGPCKMQLPIVEELSTELAGTATIAKINVDEQPELASQFGVMSIPTLILFKDGQPVDKMVGLQSKDALKNKIQGQL
- a CDS encoding Rrf2 family protein; this translates as MNSEFTIAVHSLVYLAYVPERSASSEAIAENVCTNPARVRKVMGYLKRSGYVATREGSGGGYRLTAEPANVTLKDIYETIARGSLMPNWCSGDPDCECVVGSNMQEVMNGIFCGAEQRLEEYFEGLTIASVLSRIHRCDTC
- a CDS encoding Aldo/keto reductase → MAIQLKGLNDVVELNNGVPMPRFGLGVWKVTEEGQVEQAVQSAIKAGYRSIDTAKIYGNEEGVGQGIRDSGVSRDELFITTKVWNADLGYESTLQAFQTSLDKLGLQQLDLYLIHWPVEGKIKDAWRAMEKLYKDGKVRAIGVCNFHIHHLEDLMKDAEIKPMLNQVECHPLLSQVELREFCQSHDIVVEAWSPLMQGNLDLPELTELAKKHGKTPAQIVLRWDLQHGIVTIPKSTHENRIIENANVYDFELSQEDMALIDGINQNKRFGPDPDNFDF
- a CDS encoding Cytosine/adenosine deaminase; amino-acid sequence: MSHTILVRNAQIVTMNALEEIIQGDLLIKDDRIEAIGHNLDATGVDRVIDATGRTVIPGFIQTHIHLCQTLFRGKGDDLELLDWLRKRIWPLEAAHDEESLYYSAMLGIGELLQSGTTTIVDMETVHHTDSAFQAIAKSGIRAISGKVMMDRKGGDIPLPLQEETNVSLQESVDLLEKWHGHDNGRIRYAFSPRFVISCTDELLREVARLSAQYNVNVHTHASENQGEIELVEQMTGMRNIEYLDHIGLATDRLILAHCIWLNDNEKRIIRERGVHVSHCPGSNLKLASGIADVPEMLDTSISVSLGADGAPCNNNLDMFNEMRLAALIHKPQHGPTAMNARSVFRMATIGGARAVGMEQEIGSLEVGKRADLAILNLNQFHTFPSFDVDPISRIVYSATRGDVETTIADGRILMDRGVMLTVDKDITLMEADRAIKRLLKRSPIQA